The following are encoded in a window of Clarias gariepinus isolate MV-2021 ecotype Netherlands chromosome 8, CGAR_prim_01v2, whole genome shotgun sequence genomic DNA:
- the gabrb1 gene encoding gamma-aminobutyric acid receptor subunit beta-1 has translation MWRTGERGRLVLLCLPLLMAVTLGRTPISHRVNEPSNMSYVKVTVDKLLKGYDIRLRPDFGGPPVDVGMSIDISSIDMVSEVNMDYTITMYFQQSWRDKRLSYTGIPLNLTLDNRVADQLWVPDTYFINDKKSFVHGVTVKNRMIRLHPDGTVLYGLRITTTAACMMDLRRYPLDEQNCTLEIESYGYTTDDIEFYWQEGSSVTGVDNIELPQFSIIDYKTLSKKVVFATGSYPRLSLSFKLKRNIGYFILQTYMPSNLITILSWVSFWINYDASAARVALGITTVLTMTTINTHLRETLPKIPYVKAIDIYLMGCFVFVFLALLEYAFVNYIFFGRGPHLQKKVAEKAAKSNNEKSRLESNKIQVDTHGNIPLTHLDLRLSGAEMLGALGDPRNTMFSYDSASIQYRKPLTGCDLYGRPAASLERPIKHKKGRLRKRASQLKVKIPDLTDVNAIDKWSRVIFPITYTFFNLVYWLYYVH, from the exons ATGTGGAGGACTGGGGAGCGCGGGCGTCTCGTGCTGCTGTGTCTGCCCCTGCTGATGGCCGTGACACTCGGCCGCACTCCGATCTCGCACAG AGTTAACGAGCCCAGCAACATGTCGTACGTCAAAGTCACCGTGGACAAACTGCTTAAAGGCTACGACATTCGGCTCAGGCCTGATTTTGGAG GTCCACCGGTTGACGTCGGGATGAGTATTGACATCTCCAGTATCGACATGGTGTCGGAGGTGAACATG GACTACACCATCACCATGTATTTCCAGCAATCATGGCGTGACAAACGCCTGTCCTACACAGGGATACCTCTGAACTTGACACTGGATAACCGTGTGGCTGATCAACTCTGGGTGCCTGACACTTACTTCATAAACGACAAGAAATCTTTTGTTCATGGTGTCACCGTCAAGAACCGCATGATTCGTCTCCATCCAGATGGAACTGTGCTCTATGGCCTCAG GATAACTACAACAGCAGCCTGTATGATGGACCTGCGGAGGTACCCCCTGGATGAACAGAACTGTACCCTGGAGATTGAGAGCT atggaTACACCACAGATGACATTGAGTTTTATTGGCAGGAGGGAAGCTCGGTGACTGGAGTAGACAATATTGAGTTGCCACAGTTCTCCATCATTGACTATAAAACTTTGTCTAAGAAAGTGGTGTTTGCAACAG GGTCATACCCTCGTCTGTCCCTAAGCTTTAAGCTGAAGAGAAACATCGGATATTTTATCCTGCAAACCTACATGCCCTCCAACCTGATCACCATTCTGTCCTGGGTCTCGTTTTGGATTAACTATGATGCTTCTGCAGCACGGGTAGCTctag GAATCACTACTGTACTGACCATGACCACCATCAACACCCATCTACGAGAGACGCTACCCAAGATCCCCTATGTAAAAGCCATAGATATATATCTAATGGGCTGCTTTGTCTTCGTGTTCTTGGCGCTGCTTGAGTACGCGTTTGTTAACTACATTTTCTTTGGCCGAGGTCCTCATCTACAGAAGAAAGTGGCAGAAAAAGCTGCTAAGAGCAACAATGAGAAAAGCAGACTGGAGAGCAACAAAATTCAA GTGGATACCCATGGTAACATTCCCCTTACACATCTTGATCTGCGCCTCAGTGGAGCTGAGATGCTCGGTGCTCTTGGTGACCCTCGAAATACCATGTTTTCGTATGACAGTGCCAGTATTCAATACCGTAAGCCCCTAACAGGCTGTGACCTTTATGGCCGGCCGGCTGCTTCTCTTGAGCGGCCAATCAAGCACAAGAAGGGTCGGTTACGAAAGCGGGCCTCTCAGCTTAAGGTGAAGATTCCAGACTTGACAGATGTGAATGCCATTGACAAGTGGTCGCGTGTCATCTTTCCCATCACCTACACTTTCTTCAATCTAGTCTACTGGCTTTACTATGTCCACTAG
- the commd8 gene encoding COMM domain-containing protein 8: protein MLKLLDKISPTACPKLLHRVVDGLCGRSYPKHIEYGGTWSLLEWGELISSLTHFFRVAVGRKCSDPEVKELLGDLPSVHAEAILQCVHARQEEIRQALVERTNRISSAQLDDFNWQLKLALSSDKLSSLNTPLLNLCLDLTENGIQRAVDIEMSKEELNTLINALEAANKVVLQMK, encoded by the exons ATGCTAAAGCTGCTCGATAAAATATCTCCAACAGCGTGTCCTAAA CTCTTGCACAGGGTGGTGGATGGGCTCTGTGGGCGGAGTTACCCAAAGCACATAGAGTATGGAGGTACCTGGAGTCTGCTGGAGTGGGGAGAACTTATCAGCTCACTAACTCACTTCTTCCGAGTCGCAGTTGGGAGGAAATGCTCAGATCCGGAG gtaaaGGAGCTGCTGGGTGATTTGCCGTCTGTCCATGCAGAGGCTATTCTGCAGTGTGTGCatgccaggcaggaggagatCAGGCAAGCACTGGTGGAAAGAACCAACAGAATCAGCAGTGCACAACTGGATGACTTCAACTGGCAGCTAAAG CTTGCATTATCCAGCGATAAGCTGTCATCTTTAAACACTCCTCTACTAAACCTCTGTCTCGACCTCACAGAGAATGGAATTCAGAGAGCTGTAGACATTGAAATGAGCAAAGAAGAGCTAAACACACTTATCAATGCCTTGGAGGCTGCTAATAAG GTGGTCCTGCAAATGAAATAA